The sequence below is a genomic window from Candidatus Obscuribacterales bacterium.
CAACTTCTGAACAAAGATCCATATGCCCCACGTCATGGGGAAATGGCAAATCGCGATAATTTGGCTGCATGATATCTGAGCGTAACAAAAATCTAGAGAGGGGTTGGAGAGAAGGCAACGAATGGGGCGTTGACCACGGGTCATTATCGGGGCATTGGTATGTATCTTGACCGTGCACCTAACTCTATTATTGGCTGACTCTCTCTAGTTCGTAGTACGTCTCTGGTTAGATCTTTACTAAGGTACCCGGGGGGTTGCTTCAATCGTTCGTTAGGTTTTGTACCCAAGACCATGTCCGTGATTTCTACCGTGTCTAGGAGCGATCGCCGATGAGTCCTGCTGTTGCGGCTGAATAGACATAACTCGTTCTCTAGGATGAGGCGCGATCGCCCTTGTGAAAGCCAGTCGGCCCGTGATTCATAGTCTATCCAAAGATAGATGCTGTTTCCCAGCATTTCTCGTCATAGTGAAACTGGGTAAATGGTGTTTGACCTTACCCACACGTTCACACGTCAGAGGTAATTGAGTCATGGACCCTATCCGCGTTGCCTTAGTTGAAGATCATGCATTGACTCGAATGGGTCTCAGAGCCACCCTAGAGCAATATGACACCATCGCTGTGGTGGGAGATGCCAAAGATGGTAGAACTGGCCTGCAGATGTTGCAGCGAACCCAGCCCGATGTGGCGCTGATCGACATCGGGCTACCGGATCTCGACGGTATTGAACTGACCCGTCAGTTTCAGCTTGCCCAATCGGACATAGATGCTCCTCCCGTCAAAATTGTCATCCTCACGATGCATGATGAGGAGGATGCGGTGTTAGCTGCCTTTGGTGCCGGTGCAGACTCGTATTGCATGAAAGATGTGCAAGTCGAGCAGTTGGTGGAAGCCATTCAGGCAACCTTTTCAGGACAAGCTTGGATTGATCCAGCGATCGCCAATATTATTCTACGCAACATGCGTCAGTCCTACACATCCATAGACAATCCCCCTGCAGGGATATCAATTACGGCATCGGAGCCAGAGTATCAAACAATTATTGATACCTTTCCATTAACCCATCGCGAGCTAGAGATTTTAGAACTGATTGTGGCTGGTGGTAGTAATGCCAACATTGCCAAAGCCTTAGACGTAACGGTTGGAACCATCAAAACCCATGTGCGTCATATTCTCAGCAAACTTTGTGCCGACGATCGCACCCAGGCTGCAGTACGGGCACTGCGCTCAGGGTTAGTCTGTTAGACTTACCCTAACAAGTTCCCTATCTCATTTGTGTCTGCGATTTCTTGCGACCCCTGTGTGATCACTGTGTCGAGCCATCATGTCGAACCATGACCATGTTCCTGAAACCTACCCCATCCCTTAGACGATACGCGGCCAGCATCGCTGCGCTTGCCCTCATGGGCTGTAGCACCCCCGATCTATCAGCCCAATCAGACGATCGCCTAGGGACGACGACAGAGCAAGGCGATGATGCGGCTGAGATCATAGAGGCAGGAGACGAGGCAGGAGCAGAGGTGGCGATCGCAGATCCCGTATCGGTGCAGCCGGTAACCGTCCTAGATAATCTGGAGCATCCTTGGGGCATGGTCTGGCTGCCAGACGGCACGATGTTAGTGACAGAGCGTCCTGGCCGTTTGCGAATCATTCGAGATGGAAACCTCGATCCCACACCGATTCCTGGCCTGCCCAATCTGCTCGTCGAAGGGCAAGCGGGGCTGTTAGATATTGCTATTCACCCCAATTTTGAAGACAACCGCTGGGTTTACTTTACCTACTCCAGCGGCGATCGCAACGCCAACCAAACCCGAGTGGGCCGGGCAGAATTCGATGGTACCGCCCTGAGAAATTGGACCGTGGTCTTTGAGGTAGGCCGCGCCAAGCCAGATACCCAGCACTTTGGTTCACGGATGGTCTGGCTGCCAGATAATACACTGCTGGTGTCGATTGGTGATGGTGGCAACCCGCCAGTACGGCTGGATGGCGAGTTAATTCGCAGCCAAGCACAGAATTTGAACAGCCGTCTGGGTAAGATTGTGCGCATTCATGACGATGGCTCGATTCCAGCAGACAATCCCTTTGTCGGTGATCAGGCTGCCGATGCAGCGGTGTGGAGCTATGGTCATCGCAATATTCAGGGCATGGACAGAGATCCGGTCACCGGTCAAATTTGGGTAACAGAGCATGGAGCCCGAGGGGGCGATGAGCTTAACTGGGTGCGGGCGGGCGAAAACTATGGATGGCCCTTAGTGACCCACAGTAGGGAATATACTGGCGGTGAAATCTCATCGGAGCGATCGCGGCCGGGTATGGTAGATCCCAGCCTAGTCTGGACGCCAGCCAAGGCCCCATCTGGTCTACTCATCTACCGAGGCGATCGCATTCCCCAGTGGCAAGGACATTTATTTGCTGGGGGTCTTCGCTCCCAAGAGGTGCTGCGTATTCAAGTCGATAGCGCCGGCAATGTGGTAGACCAAGAAGCGATCGCTATTGGGCAACGGGTGCGGGATGTGCGACAAGGCCCAGATGGTCTCATCTATGTGCTCACCGATGATCCGAACGGTCGCTTGGTTCGCCTTGAACCTAATGCTGGCTGAGCTACTTCTACTCTGCTACTACGGCTTGATGCCCCTTAAACAACCTTGCTTAACCATCGACAAGTATCTATAGATATCTAGGTTTACGGTGGTAGACACCGATCTGTGAATCAAGCATCATGATTATCGACTGTAAAATCGAATGTAAAGAGGTCTTTGATGATATGACGATCATCATGGATACCTTGTTGTTCAAGCATTAAGCCTGTGGTGCACCACTAGATCTAGTCAATTTTGCCCTGAAATCTACTACAACAGCATGATATACAGAATAAAAAATGAGTGTGTGGTTGCGGTTGATCGCGATCGCCAAACTTGCTCAGGACTTGGACATGGCTGAATCGCGACAGGATTTGCACTCATGAGCCGTGAGCGAGACACCCTCGATTCATTCACAGTCAAGGTCGTGTGAGCATCTTGCTGCCATTCCGATCTCATATCTTCATTCAGCAACGCCAAGACTTGAAGTGATCATCTAACCTCGTTGCACCTAGATGTCGTCTCATCTAGATAGAGATCAATACCTCTCTACTTTTTTACCGAGAGAAAATTAAGGGTTGATCGGGGGATTTTAGGAGGGCGATCGCCTGCCTGTGTTGGACAACTTAGCAAGCTGAATGAGTTATATCTGTCAAAAATCTCTATCAAAAAACTTTCAAAGGTATAGATCATTTGCCAGAGTCGGAATATGCTAGACATACATGTCTGTCTTAGCAGAGCGTCTAGAGCAGTAATTGGTCAAACTACGATACAGTCAGCAACAACTTTGTAGCCTGATCACTCGTTTGGGTTATGAAAAGAAGACAGTCACTGAACGTGGAGGTAGAATGCTTGCCTGAGGAGTAAGTTATGGGAAGGTGATGGCTTTCATAAGCCCAGACCCATAGCTATGGAGGGTTTCACCCATGCATCTGGGTTGACCCTGTCTGTCTTACAGGTTGGGAGAGCGCTCTGTTGATCCACTGATTATCTGTAGACTTGGGTATTGTCTACTCGATGAAGTCAGGGTCTATAAGTTCAGGGTCTATGAGTTCAGAATATTGGCATCCATGGATGGTTTGAT
It includes:
- a CDS encoding response regulator transcription factor, which gives rise to MDPIRVALVEDHALTRMGLRATLEQYDTIAVVGDAKDGRTGLQMLQRTQPDVALIDIGLPDLDGIELTRQFQLAQSDIDAPPVKIVILTMHDEEDAVLAAFGAGADSYCMKDVQVEQLVEAIQATFSGQAWIDPAIANIILRNMRQSYTSIDNPPAGISITASEPEYQTIIDTFPLTHRELEILELIVAGGSNANIAKALDVTVGTIKTHVRHILSKLCADDRTQAAVRALRSGLVC
- a CDS encoding PQQ-dependent sugar dehydrogenase → MFLKPTPSLRRYAASIAALALMGCSTPDLSAQSDDRLGTTTEQGDDAAEIIEAGDEAGAEVAIADPVSVQPVTVLDNLEHPWGMVWLPDGTMLVTERPGRLRIIRDGNLDPTPIPGLPNLLVEGQAGLLDIAIHPNFEDNRWVYFTYSSGDRNANQTRVGRAEFDGTALRNWTVVFEVGRAKPDTQHFGSRMVWLPDNTLLVSIGDGGNPPVRLDGELIRSQAQNLNSRLGKIVRIHDDGSIPADNPFVGDQAADAAVWSYGHRNIQGMDRDPVTGQIWVTEHGARGGDELNWVRAGENYGWPLVTHSREYTGGEISSERSRPGMVDPSLVWTPAKAPSGLLIYRGDRIPQWQGHLFAGGLRSQEVLRIQVDSAGNVVDQEAIAIGQRVRDVRQGPDGLIYVLTDDPNGRLVRLEPNAG